The proteins below come from a single uncultured Carboxylicivirga sp. genomic window:
- a CDS encoding class II aldolase/adducin family protein, with amino-acid sequence MNPSLNDLIEISQQYGKNPLYVIAGGGNTSYKDEEKLWIKASGTSLAVIEEDGFVCLSRSKLKTIAEKSYSTDSSKREEEVKNDLHAAILFPVDKRPSVETSMHEVIDYAYVVHTHPTLVNALMCSVNAKEKCAELFPDALFIEYIDPGYVLFKKVYNRINDYKAEKGESPKVIFLENHGIFVAANNVDEVNAIYDNVNEVLLAQIEEELPFSNALEVMDFDLNAIKSVVDPASQMIVKFFSSDLIQYFVNDEQMFQKVAAAYTPDNIVYAKAYYPFLQSEENADVLKEFIAQKGYTPKVIAIKGKGIVIAEESEKSVATVLEVFTDMLKIGFYAAGFGGPKSMTAEQIAFIDNWEVENYRRKMAKK; translated from the coding sequence ATGAATCCAAGTCTGAATGATTTAATTGAAATATCCCAGCAATACGGAAAAAATCCCCTTTATGTGATTGCCGGAGGTGGTAATACCTCTTACAAAGACGAAGAAAAACTTTGGATCAAAGCTAGTGGAACGTCACTGGCTGTAATCGAAGAAGATGGTTTTGTGTGTCTTTCACGAAGTAAACTCAAAACCATAGCTGAAAAATCGTATAGCACCGACAGTTCAAAGCGAGAAGAAGAGGTGAAAAACGATTTGCATGCAGCCATATTATTCCCGGTTGATAAGCGTCCAAGTGTGGAAACATCAATGCATGAAGTAATCGATTATGCATACGTTGTTCATACGCATCCAACCTTGGTAAATGCTTTGATGTGTTCAGTTAATGCCAAAGAAAAATGTGCAGAGTTGTTTCCCGATGCATTATTTATTGAATATATCGATCCTGGTTATGTGCTTTTCAAAAAAGTATATAATCGCATTAACGATTATAAAGCAGAAAAAGGAGAATCGCCAAAGGTAATTTTTCTTGAGAATCATGGGATTTTTGTAGCAGCAAATAATGTTGATGAAGTAAATGCAATATACGATAATGTAAACGAAGTGTTATTAGCTCAAATTGAAGAAGAACTTCCTTTTTCCAATGCATTAGAAGTGATGGATTTTGATTTGAATGCTATTAAATCTGTTGTTGATCCTGCCAGTCAGATGATAGTAAAGTTCTTTAGCAGCGATTTGATACAATACTTTGTGAATGATGAGCAGATGTTTCAAAAGGTGGCCGCAGCTTATACGCCCGATAATATTGTATATGCCAAAGCTTACTATCCGTTTTTACAATCAGAAGAAAATGCTGATGTGTTAAAGGAATTTATTGCTCAAAAAGGATATACTCCCAAGGTTATTGCTATTAAAGGCAAAGGGATTGTGATAGCAGAGGAAAGCGAGAAATCAGTTGCTACGGTTTTGGAGGTTTTTACCGATATGTTGAAGATTGGTTTTTATGCTGCCGGTTTTGGAGGCCCAAAATCGATGACAGCAGAGCAAATTGCGTTTATCGATAATTGGGAAGTGGAAAATTACCGTCGAAAGATGGCTAAAAAATAA